A stretch of the Amycolatopsis sp. BJA-103 genome encodes the following:
- a CDS encoding MFS transporter yields MGGRSLGRRFGWLWAAYAASAFGTRFAFDAFSLIAIVALGAGATEVSLLAAAGLVVGAVVALPLGPWVEFRRKRPVMIAMDLVRCAALLTVPVAYALGMLGFGQLVAVSVVVAAADITFLAASGAFLKTLLPKEGLLVANARFESTTWTATVLGPPLGGFAVGLFGPVITIAADAVSYLLSAVGIRAVGGSEPPPAKPEGPRLSGRDLREGWRFILTHPLLRPLFVNTIVVNGLIMATAPLFAVLMLGQLGFAPWEYAVAFAVPCLGGLIGSRLSRSLVARYGRDRVLFTAGWLRVCWPVGLVFIHPGVSGLILVIVVEFCLITCIGVFNPVLATSRLEQVPLDRAARTLSAWSIAGKLTTASLTALWGLLAAFTGPRAAVGIAGALMLATPLLLPRKRRTAVPVSANGDQESGFRSGDHVDGRDEGLLRSGTRLRGGDGPRMDRDAGRPGSAGGAAESHDP; encoded by the coding sequence GTGGGCGGGAGATCGCTGGGGCGACGGTTCGGCTGGCTTTGGGCGGCGTACGCGGCGAGCGCGTTCGGTACGAGGTTCGCGTTCGACGCGTTCAGCCTCATCGCCATCGTGGCGCTGGGCGCGGGCGCCACCGAGGTGTCGCTGCTGGCGGCCGCCGGTCTCGTCGTGGGCGCCGTCGTCGCGCTTCCGCTCGGCCCCTGGGTCGAGTTCCGCCGGAAACGGCCGGTGATGATCGCGATGGACCTGGTCCGCTGCGCGGCGCTGCTGACCGTCCCGGTGGCGTACGCGCTCGGGATGCTCGGCTTCGGTCAGCTGGTCGCCGTGTCGGTCGTCGTCGCCGCGGCCGACATCACCTTCCTGGCCGCGAGCGGGGCGTTCCTGAAAACGCTGCTGCCCAAGGAAGGTCTGCTCGTCGCGAACGCCAGGTTCGAATCCACCACCTGGACCGCGACCGTACTCGGCCCGCCGCTCGGCGGGTTCGCCGTCGGCCTGTTCGGGCCGGTGATCACGATCGCCGCCGACGCGGTCAGCTACCTGCTCTCGGCGGTGGGGATCCGCGCGGTCGGCGGCTCGGAGCCGCCACCCGCGAAGCCGGAAGGCCCTCGGCTGAGCGGCCGGGACCTGCGGGAAGGCTGGCGGTTCATCCTCACCCATCCGCTGCTGCGGCCCCTGTTCGTCAACACGATCGTGGTCAACGGCCTGATCATGGCGACCGCGCCCCTGTTCGCCGTCCTGATGCTCGGGCAACTCGGCTTCGCCCCGTGGGAGTACGCGGTGGCCTTCGCCGTGCCTTGTCTCGGCGGACTGATCGGATCGAGGCTCTCCCGGAGTCTGGTCGCGCGATACGGCCGGGACCGGGTCCTGTTCACCGCGGGCTGGCTGCGCGTCTGCTGGCCCGTCGGGCTGGTGTTCATCCATCCGGGGGTCTCGGGGCTGATCCTGGTCATCGTCGTCGAGTTCTGCCTGATCACCTGCATCGGCGTGTTCAACCCGGTGCTGGCCACGAGCAGGCTCGAACAGGTGCCCCTCGACCGCGCGGCGCGCACCCTGTCGGCCTGGTCGATCGCCGGCAAGCTCACCACCGCCTCCCTGACCGCGTTATGGGGCCTGCTCGCTGCGTTCACCGGCCCGCGTGCCGCTGTCGGCATCGCCGGGGCGCTCATGCTCGCGACGCCGCTTCTGCTCCCCCGAAAACGTCGGACCGCTGTGCCAGTATCGGCGAATGGCGATCAAGAGAGTGGTTTCCGATCTGGAGATCACGTCGATGGAAGAGACGAAGGCCTTCTACGTTCAGGTACTCGGCTTCGAGGTGGTGATGGACCACGGATGGATCGTGACGCTGGCCGACCCGGATCGGCCGGAGGTGCAGCTGAGTCTCATGACCCATGA
- a CDS encoding alpha-ketoacid dehydrogenase subunit beta codes for MTEISMAQALNAALRDAVKDDDRVLIFGEDVGPLGGVFRVTDGITADFGEERCFDTPLAESGIVGFAVGMAMGGFRPVVEMQFDAFAYPAFEQITSHVAKLRNRTRGALSLPMVIRIPYAGGIGGVEHHCDSSEAYYTHTPGLRVVTPGTPQDAYDLLRDSIDSPDPVIFLEPKCRYWAKETVSFTRDGAAMDRAVVRREGKDVTLIAYGPMVATALETAEAAKAEGWDVEVVDLRSLSPFDDETVTASVRRTGRAVVVHEAAGFGGYGAEVVARVTEQCFHQLHAPVLRVTGLDIPYPPPKLERHQLPDVDRILDTVARLQWNDEPAVAGA; via the coding sequence ATGACCGAGATCTCGATGGCCCAGGCGCTCAACGCCGCCTTGCGTGACGCGGTCAAGGACGACGATCGCGTGCTGATCTTCGGCGAGGACGTCGGCCCGCTCGGCGGCGTCTTCCGGGTGACCGACGGCATCACCGCCGACTTCGGCGAGGAACGCTGTTTCGACACCCCGCTGGCGGAGTCCGGCATCGTCGGCTTCGCGGTCGGGATGGCGATGGGCGGGTTCCGCCCGGTGGTCGAAATGCAGTTCGACGCCTTCGCCTACCCCGCTTTCGAGCAGATCACCTCGCACGTCGCGAAACTGCGGAACCGCACCCGCGGCGCGCTGTCGCTGCCGATGGTCATCCGGATTCCTTACGCGGGCGGGATCGGCGGCGTCGAGCACCACTGCGATTCGAGCGAGGCCTACTACACCCACACGCCCGGCCTGCGCGTCGTCACGCCCGGCACTCCCCAGGACGCCTACGACCTCTTGCGCGACTCGATCGACTCGCCGGACCCGGTGATCTTCCTCGAGCCCAAGTGCCGCTACTGGGCGAAGGAAACCGTGTCCTTCACCCGCGACGGCGCGGCCATGGACCGCGCGGTCGTGCGCCGCGAAGGCAAGGACGTCACGCTGATCGCGTACGGCCCGATGGTCGCCACCGCGCTGGAGACCGCGGAAGCCGCGAAGGCCGAGGGCTGGGACGTCGAGGTGGTCGACCTCAGGTCCCTGAGCCCGTTCGACGACGAGACCGTCACCGCTTCGGTGCGCCGGACCGGGCGCGCGGTCGTCGTCCACGAGGCCGCCGGGTTCGGCGGTTACGGCGCCGAGGTGGTCGCGCGGGTCACCGAGCAGTGTTTCCACCAGCTGCACGCGCCCGTTCTGCGCGTTACGGGACTCGATATCCCTTATCCGCCACCAAAGCTGGAGCGCCATCAGCTTCCGGACGTCGACCGGATCCTGGACACCGTCGCCCGGCTGCAGTGGAACGACGAGCCGGCGGTGGCCGGTGCCTGA
- a CDS encoding ROK family transcriptional regulator, whose amino-acid sequence MIGTRPAGQHTVRQHNAALVLGAIADGPGASRAGLAAATGLTKATVSSVVDRLIAADLVAEGEPERRVGPGRRGTVVSLSPTGPHGLGIEIGVDYLASCLVDLNGTVRFEEVRYADNRTPRVFQRVSAFLRKARKRAEALGVPVGGVGIAVPGLVESGVVRLAPNLGWRDVDLADRLGETFTVANEANFAALAELWHGTALPDFVHVSGEIGIGAGIVLDRALFEGVRGAGGEIGHLPVAPDGPPCSCGANGCLERMAGQEEILRLAGAGTVDDLISALESDDAAAISAVTTAAGHLGVGLSTVVNLMDVPAVVLGGTYARLEPWLREPLLAELERRVPSTAWSPVRVVRSALGTGAAVRGAAGSVIRGVLADPEHHLTTHWPSDQDAQGR is encoded by the coding sequence ATGATCGGCACGCGTCCTGCTGGACAGCACACCGTGCGGCAGCACAACGCCGCACTCGTTCTCGGTGCGATCGCGGACGGCCCCGGCGCCTCGCGGGCAGGACTCGCCGCCGCCACCGGTCTCACGAAGGCCACCGTGTCGAGCGTGGTCGACCGCCTGATCGCGGCCGACCTCGTGGCCGAAGGCGAGCCGGAACGCCGCGTCGGCCCGGGACGGCGCGGCACGGTCGTGTCGCTCTCCCCCACCGGGCCGCACGGGCTCGGCATCGAGATCGGCGTCGACTACCTGGCGTCCTGCCTGGTGGATCTGAACGGGACGGTCCGGTTCGAGGAGGTCCGGTACGCGGACAACCGGACTCCGCGTGTCTTCCAGCGCGTGTCGGCGTTCCTGCGCAAGGCACGGAAGCGGGCGGAAGCGCTCGGCGTACCCGTCGGCGGGGTGGGCATCGCGGTTCCGGGCCTGGTCGAATCCGGTGTCGTGCGGCTGGCCCCCAACCTGGGCTGGCGCGACGTCGACCTCGCGGACCGGCTCGGCGAGACCTTCACCGTCGCCAACGAAGCCAACTTCGCCGCGCTCGCCGAACTCTGGCACGGCACCGCGTTGCCGGATTTCGTCCACGTGTCGGGCGAGATCGGGATCGGCGCGGGAATCGTGCTGGACCGGGCGTTGTTCGAGGGCGTCCGCGGCGCGGGCGGCGAGATCGGCCACCTGCCGGTGGCGCCCGACGGCCCGCCTTGTTCCTGCGGCGCGAACGGCTGCCTGGAACGGATGGCCGGGCAGGAGGAGATCCTGCGGCTGGCGGGCGCCGGCACGGTGGACGACTTGATCTCCGCGCTGGAATCGGACGACGCCGCGGCGATCTCCGCGGTCACCACCGCCGCGGGTCATCTCGGCGTCGGACTGTCCACCGTGGTCAATCTGATGGACGTCCCGGCGGTGGTGCTAGGCGGGACCTACGCGCGACTGGAGCCGTGGCTGCGTGAGCCACTTCTCGCCGAGCTCGAGCGCCGCGTACCCAGCACGGCGTGGTCGCCGGTGCGGGTCGTCCGCTCGGCGCTCGGCACGGGAGCCGCCGTACGAGGTGCGGCCGGCTCGGTCATCCGCGGCGTCCTCGCGGATCCCGAGCACCATCTCACGACTCACTGGCCATCCGATCAGGACGCTCAGGGCCGGTGA
- a CDS encoding GntR family transcriptional regulator, giving the protein MLLTLDLDSEVPIYQQIRDRIVEAVADGVLVEGTSLPSTRQLGADLGINFHTVNKAYDLLRTQGFIRINRKTGAVVRRDAASGPAEDGYADEWQERLRTLLAEAVALGLGPREVTGRCETVLDSFAVSTRR; this is encoded by the coding sequence GTGTTGCTGACTCTCGACCTCGACAGCGAAGTGCCGATCTACCAGCAGATCCGCGACCGGATCGTCGAAGCCGTCGCCGACGGCGTGCTGGTCGAGGGCACCAGCCTGCCCTCGACCCGGCAACTCGGCGCCGACCTCGGGATCAACTTCCACACCGTCAACAAGGCCTACGACCTGCTGCGGACGCAGGGATTCATCCGGATCAACCGCAAGACCGGCGCCGTCGTCCGGCGGGACGCGGCCTCCGGGCCGGCGGAAGACGGCTACGCGGACGAGTGGCAGGAGCGGCTGCGCACCCTGCTCGCCGAGGCCGTCGCGCTCGGCCTGGGTCCGCGCGAGGTGACGGGCCGGTGCGAGACCGTGCTGGACTCCTTCGCGGTGAGCACGCGGCGATGA
- a CDS encoding lysyl endopeptidase produces the protein MRWTWVRAMVAFAAAAAIVQTSQPSAAEAEAQAAPAAAGRSAIYGGGPFYQDGQGVMDTLRSSGFTTVILWSIHVHDNGDLYYNDHLVVAGGRYVGDAGWPARLRTLKQAPTSVNRIEVSVGAWGTPDWEAIDNLITRDGTGSGTILYRNFLALKNATGADAINNDDESHYDVDSTVTFARMANAMGYRNFTLAPYTAVSYWQGVKNGLGGLVDRVYLQAYAGGSGNNPATWSQSLGMPVDPGLWSKNGSDCTAGNSPAQVESRMRSWKSSAGIPGGFMWLYDDIKKCSAQGTAAAYARAINTATTS, from the coding sequence ATGAGGTGGACCTGGGTGCGGGCGATGGTGGCCTTCGCGGCCGCCGCGGCGATCGTCCAGACGAGTCAACCGAGCGCCGCCGAAGCCGAGGCCCAGGCGGCACCCGCCGCGGCCGGACGCTCCGCGATCTACGGCGGGGGACCGTTCTATCAGGACGGACAGGGTGTCATGGACACCCTGCGCTCGTCGGGGTTCACCACGGTCATCCTGTGGAGCATCCACGTCCACGACAACGGCGACCTGTACTACAACGACCACCTCGTGGTCGCGGGCGGCCGGTACGTCGGCGACGCCGGATGGCCGGCGCGGCTGCGGACGCTGAAGCAGGCACCGACGTCGGTCAACCGCATCGAGGTCTCGGTCGGCGCCTGGGGCACGCCGGACTGGGAGGCCATCGACAACCTGATCACGCGCGACGGCACCGGCAGCGGGACCATTCTGTACCGCAACTTCCTGGCGCTGAAGAACGCCACCGGCGCCGACGCGATCAACAACGACGACGAATCGCACTACGACGTCGACTCCACCGTCACGTTCGCCCGGATGGCGAACGCCATGGGCTACCGCAACTTCACGCTCGCGCCGTACACCGCGGTCTCGTACTGGCAGGGCGTGAAGAACGGACTCGGCGGCCTGGTCGATCGCGTGTACCTCCAGGCGTACGCGGGCGGCAGCGGCAACAATCCGGCGACGTGGTCGCAGTCGCTCGGCATGCCGGTGGATCCGGGGCTGTGGAGCAAGAACGGTTCCGACTGCACCGCGGGGAACTCGCCCGCGCAGGTGGAGAGCCGGATGAGGTCGTGGAAGTCGTCCGCGGGCATCCCCGGTGGCTTCATGTGGTTGTACGACGACATCAAGAAGTGTTCGGCGCAAGGCACGGCCGCCGCGTACGCACGGGCGATCAACACCGCCACCACCAGCTGA
- a CDS encoding dihydrolipoamide acetyltransferase family protein, which translates to MPDFLLPDLGEGLTEGTIVTWLVAEGDTVGVDQPVVEVETAKAAVEVPVPFAGVVTRLHGEPGQSLPVGAPLLTIGPGFAEPGVTTASEGSGNVLIGYGTTTTTRRRRTRTVVTAPVKPSKAPGVISPFVRKMAADNKIDLTKLTGSGPGGIIRRADVEEALTVPAQKDGEKRIPLTGVRKAVADKLTTSRRQIPEATVWVDVDATELVAARKSLNASAPDRPVSLLGLVARFAVAGLRKYPELNSRVEGDEIVQLRDINLGFAAQTDRGLVVPVVRDSGSLSTRELSAAIGDRTAQAREGKLGPAGLTGGTFTVNNYGVFGVDGSAAIINHPEAAILGIGRIIDRAWVVDGALVARKVCELTLAFDHRVCDGGTAGGFLRFVADCVESPVTALGDL; encoded by the coding sequence GTGCCTGACTTCCTGCTCCCCGACCTCGGCGAGGGACTGACCGAAGGCACCATCGTCACCTGGCTCGTCGCGGAGGGCGACACCGTCGGCGTCGACCAGCCCGTCGTCGAGGTGGAGACCGCGAAGGCCGCGGTCGAGGTGCCGGTGCCGTTCGCCGGCGTCGTCACCCGCCTCCACGGCGAACCCGGCCAGTCGCTGCCGGTCGGCGCTCCCCTGCTCACCATCGGCCCCGGGTTCGCCGAACCCGGAGTGACGACGGCGAGCGAGGGCAGTGGCAACGTCCTCATCGGTTACGGCACGACCACCACGACGAGGCGCCGCCGGACGCGCACTGTCGTGACCGCTCCCGTGAAGCCGTCCAAGGCGCCGGGCGTGATCTCGCCGTTCGTCCGCAAGATGGCCGCCGACAACAAGATCGACCTGACGAAGCTGACCGGTAGCGGTCCGGGCGGCATCATCCGGCGGGCCGACGTCGAAGAGGCACTCACCGTCCCCGCGCAAAAGGACGGCGAGAAGCGGATCCCGCTGACCGGGGTCCGCAAGGCCGTCGCCGACAAGCTGACGACCTCGCGGCGCCAGATTCCCGAGGCGACGGTCTGGGTCGACGTCGACGCGACGGAACTCGTCGCCGCGCGGAAGTCGCTCAACGCCTCGGCACCCGACCGCCCGGTGAGCCTCCTCGGCCTCGTCGCCCGGTTCGCCGTGGCTGGTTTGCGGAAATACCCCGAGCTGAACTCGCGTGTCGAGGGCGACGAAATCGTCCAGCTGCGGGACATCAACCTCGGTTTCGCGGCGCAGACGGACCGTGGTCTAGTCGTGCCGGTCGTCCGCGACTCGGGTTCACTGTCCACAAGGGAGCTTTCCGCGGCGATCGGCGATCGGACCGCCCAAGCCCGTGAAGGGAAACTCGGCCCGGCCGGTCTCACCGGCGGGACGTTCACGGTGAACAACTACGGCGTGTTCGGGGTGGACGGCTCGGCCGCGATCATCAACCATCCGGAGGCGGCCATCCTCGGCATCGGCCGGATCATCGACCGCGCCTGGGTCGTCGACGGCGCGTTGGTGGCACGGAAGGTCTGTGAACTCACGCTGGCGTTCGACCACCGGGTGTGCGACGGCGGGACGGCGGGCGGCTTCCTGCGGTTCGTCGCCGACTGCGTCGAGTCGCCGGTCACCGCGCTCGGGGATCTCTGA
- a CDS encoding VOC family protein: MDHGWIVTLADPDRPEVQLSLMTHDETAPVVPVASIEVDDVDASYAAAKASGAEIVHELTDEPWGVRRFFVRDPGGHVVNVLSHR, encoded by the coding sequence ATGGACCACGGATGGATCGTGACGCTGGCCGACCCGGATCGGCCGGAGGTGCAGCTGAGTCTCATGACCCATGACGAAACCGCGCCCGTCGTCCCGGTCGCCTCGATCGAGGTCGACGACGTGGACGCGAGTTACGCGGCGGCCAAGGCGTCCGGCGCGGAGATCGTGCACGAGCTGACCGACGAGCCGTGGGGCGTCCGCCGGTTCTTCGTCCGCGATCCCGGCGGTCACGTGGTCAACGTGCTGTCCCATCGCTGA
- a CDS encoding PE-PPE domain-containing protein, with translation MTVKKLRGVLAAAALATGLIGATAPAAQADAADQARYYILIGGTCDGAATVYNDAWLRGGIRKVVHYPAGAAGAPNCDQTPMDQSVARGHEEARRVVQSSFDENPGAEFTVVGYSQGALVANLVLNDIADGKLAVDKSRFRAKIFADPMQPVGPPGRGISAVLPAGTGAPSPFGGYVSFGPGRTDFGGIPFIRYCIETDGVCHFDTFEAPGGYFAQHLCYQWARPTDHRSIMEDTIADGVYTNGSHALPRQNCRPPHPAP, from the coding sequence ATGACCGTGAAGAAACTCAGGGGGGTCCTGGCCGCGGCCGCGCTGGCCACCGGGCTGATCGGCGCCACCGCGCCGGCGGCCCAGGCCGACGCGGCCGACCAGGCGCGCTATTACATCCTCATCGGCGGCACCTGCGACGGCGCCGCGACCGTCTACAACGACGCCTGGTTGCGGGGCGGGATCCGCAAGGTGGTCCACTACCCGGCCGGGGCTGCCGGCGCGCCCAACTGCGACCAGACGCCGATGGACCAGAGCGTCGCGCGCGGGCACGAAGAAGCCCGGCGTGTCGTCCAAAGCTCCTTCGACGAGAACCCCGGCGCCGAGTTCACCGTCGTCGGCTACTCGCAGGGCGCGCTGGTCGCGAACCTGGTACTGAACGACATCGCCGACGGGAAACTGGCCGTGGACAAGTCGCGGTTCCGGGCGAAGATCTTCGCCGACCCGATGCAGCCGGTCGGTCCTCCGGGACGCGGGATCAGCGCGGTGCTCCCGGCGGGCACCGGGGCGCCGTCGCCGTTCGGCGGCTACGTGTCCTTCGGGCCGGGCCGCACCGATTTCGGCGGTATCCCGTTCATCCGCTACTGCATCGAGACCGACGGTGTCTGCCACTTCGACACCTTCGAGGCGCCTGGCGGGTACTTCGCCCAGCACCTTTGTTACCAGTGGGCCCGTCCCACCGATCACCGCTCGATCATGGAGGACACGATCGCGGACGGCGTGTACACCAACGGTTCGCACGCGCTGCCGCGGCAGAACTGCCGTCCGCCGCATCCCGCGCCGTGA
- a CDS encoding Lrp/AsnC family transcriptional regulator, with protein MAHGPDPGRTVLALDDIDREILNELSVDGRLAVRALAERLHISRTNAYARLDRLMSEGVITGFGARIDPRRAGLGTSAYILITVEQTSWRTMSAKLREIPYVEHVSLVGGDFDILLLVRTPDNASLRDVVLERLQALDGVRSTRTWLIFEEQQGAAPAFSPLNAVLALDGST; from the coding sequence GTGGCTCACGGGCCGGATCCGGGACGAACGGTCCTTGCCCTCGACGACATCGACCGCGAGATCCTCAACGAACTGTCCGTGGACGGCAGGCTCGCCGTCCGCGCTCTGGCGGAGCGACTGCACATCTCGCGCACCAACGCCTACGCTCGCCTCGATCGCCTGATGTCCGAAGGCGTCATCACCGGCTTCGGCGCGAGGATCGATCCGCGGCGGGCCGGACTCGGGACGAGCGCGTACATCCTGATCACCGTCGAGCAGACGTCGTGGCGCACGATGTCGGCCAAGTTGCGGGAGATCCCGTACGTCGAGCACGTGTCGCTGGTCGGCGGTGACTTCGACATCCTGCTGCTGGTACGGACGCCGGACAACGCGTCACTGCGGGACGTCGTCCTGGAACGCCTGCAGGCGCTGGACGGCGTGCGGTCGACCCGGACCTGGCTGATCTTCGAAGAACAGCAGGGCGCCGCCCCCGCGTTTAGTCCTCTGAATGCGGTCCTTGCGCTCGATGGCAGTACGTGA
- the pdhA gene encoding pyruvate dehydrogenase (acetyl-transferring) E1 component subunit alpha: MSRETLAAALLPSPVPVRFLAEDGTRVDEHGGYTAPPPDRLVEAYRLMVLGRRFDVQATALTKQGRLAVYPSSAGQEACQVASALALTDADWLFPTYRDSVALVARGLEPGEILTLLRGDAHCGYDPTETRVAPQCTPLATQTLHAAGLAHAMRRRGEEAVAFALIGDGATSEGDFHEALNFAAVFKAPVVFFVQNNGFAISVPFEKQSAAPALAYKGVGYGVRSEQVDGNDAVAVLSVLDDAVAHARAGRGPVLVEAHTYRIDAHTNADDATRYRDPAEVEKWRAADPVRRLETYLTNENLLSGDDIERFRAEAETFAAGVRDTLNADVEPDPLSLFEHVYAVPTRQLAAQRELVAAELEAVEG; encoded by the coding sequence ATGTCGCGGGAGACTCTTGCCGCCGCGTTGCTGCCGTCACCGGTCCCGGTGCGGTTCCTCGCCGAGGACGGCACGCGCGTCGACGAGCACGGCGGCTACACCGCGCCGCCGCCCGATCGGCTCGTCGAGGCCTACCGGCTGATGGTGCTCGGCCGCCGGTTCGACGTCCAGGCGACCGCGCTGACCAAGCAAGGCCGCCTCGCGGTCTATCCGTCAAGCGCCGGCCAGGAGGCCTGCCAGGTCGCGAGCGCGCTGGCCCTCACCGACGCCGACTGGCTCTTCCCCACCTACCGTGACTCGGTCGCGCTGGTCGCCCGCGGGCTCGAGCCGGGCGAGATCCTGACGCTGCTCCGCGGTGACGCGCACTGCGGCTACGACCCCACCGAAACCCGGGTCGCTCCCCAGTGCACGCCGCTGGCCACCCAGACCCTCCACGCCGCCGGGCTCGCGCACGCGATGCGGCGCCGCGGCGAGGAGGCCGTCGCGTTCGCGCTCATCGGCGACGGCGCCACCAGTGAAGGCGACTTCCACGAGGCGCTCAACTTCGCGGCCGTGTTCAAGGCGCCCGTGGTGTTCTTCGTGCAGAACAACGGGTTCGCGATCTCGGTGCCGTTCGAGAAGCAGAGCGCCGCGCCCGCGCTGGCCTACAAGGGCGTCGGCTACGGCGTCCGTTCCGAACAGGTCGACGGCAACGACGCCGTCGCGGTCCTTTCGGTGCTGGACGACGCCGTCGCGCACGCGCGGGCCGGTCGCGGGCCGGTGCTGGTCGAGGCGCACACCTACCGGATCGACGCGCACACCAACGCCGACGACGCGACGCGCTACCGCGACCCGGCCGAGGTCGAGAAGTGGCGCGCGGCCGACCCGGTCCGGCGCCTCGAGACCTACCTGACCAACGAAAACCTGCTGTCCGGCGACGACATCGAACGATTCCGGGCCGAGGCGGAGACCTTCGCGGCCGGGGTGCGCGACACGTTGAACGCGGACGTGGAGCCGGATCCGTTGTCGTTGTTCGAGCACGTGTACGCCGTTCCGACCCGTCAGCTGGCCGCTCAGCGGGAGCTGGTCGCGGCCGAACTGGAAGCCGTGGAGGGCTGA
- a CDS encoding serine hydrolase domain-containing protein, with product MTLRKGVVVLTVAGLMGAAWTTAADAAPAKGSELQKGLDSLVRQEKFPAALAYVTGRGRTTSLVAGSSRIDRQVPVPRDGTVRAGSNTKTFTAVVVLRLVAEGKVELDAPIEKYLPGIVRGEGIDATKITIRQLLQHTSGLPNYTEHLGLRDFEQVQHRYFPNHELLAAALSHPAKFQPGTKWEYSNTGYLLAGMVVEKVTGRPIQEQITERVIKKAGLENTYWPQVGDQTIQGRHPQGYATGNVATGKVIDATEMDPSWAGAAGQLISTPSDLGKLFRVLLEGKLVPAAQLAEMRKTVDAPLFPGTKYGLGLMSNPLSCGGVYWGHGGDIDGFETRGGATEDGRTVGLAVTAMPGTFGEPEKGSKAVMATVDTAFCK from the coding sequence ATGACGTTACGCAAGGGTGTTGTGGTCCTGACAGTGGCGGGGCTGATGGGGGCCGCCTGGACCACGGCGGCGGATGCGGCCCCGGCCAAGGGTTCTGAGCTGCAGAAAGGCCTCGACTCGTTGGTACGTCAGGAGAAGTTCCCGGCCGCGCTGGCCTACGTGACCGGCCGAGGACGCACGACGTCGCTGGTGGCGGGATCCTCGCGGATCGACCGCCAGGTCCCGGTCCCTCGCGACGGCACCGTCCGGGCGGGCAGCAACACCAAGACGTTCACCGCGGTCGTCGTCCTGCGGCTGGTGGCCGAGGGCAAGGTGGAACTGGACGCGCCGATCGAAAAGTACCTTCCCGGAATCGTGCGTGGCGAAGGCATCGACGCCACCAAGATCACCATCCGGCAGCTGTTGCAGCACACCAGCGGGCTGCCGAACTACACCGAACACCTCGGGTTGCGTGACTTCGAACAGGTGCAGCACCGGTACTTCCCGAACCACGAACTGCTGGCCGCGGCGCTGAGTCATCCGGCGAAATTCCAGCCGGGCACCAAATGGGAGTACAGCAACACGGGCTACCTGCTGGCGGGCATGGTCGTCGAAAAGGTGACCGGACGTCCGATCCAGGAACAGATCACCGAACGCGTGATCAAGAAGGCAGGCCTCGAGAACACCTACTGGCCGCAGGTCGGCGACCAGACCATCCAGGGGCGGCACCCACAGGGGTATGCCACCGGAAATGTCGCCACCGGCAAGGTGATCGACGCGACCGAGATGGATCCGTCCTGGGCGGGGGCGGCCGGTCAGCTGATCTCGACCCCCAGCGACCTCGGCAAGCTCTTCCGCGTCCTGCTCGAAGGCAAGCTGGTGCCCGCCGCGCAGCTGGCCGAAATGCGCAAGACGGTGGACGCGCCCCTGTTCCCCGGGACGAAATACGGACTCGGCCTGATGAGCAATCCGCTCAGCTGCGGCGGGGTGTACTGGGGGCACGGCGGGGACATCGACGGGTTCGAAACCCGTGGCGGCGCCACGGAAGACGGCCGCACCGTCGGTCTCGCCGTGACCGCGATGCCGGGGACCTTCGGCGAACCCGAGAAGGGCTCCAAGGCCGTGATGGCCACTGTGGACACCGCGTTCTGCAAGTGA